The following are encoded in a window of Aromatoleum petrolei genomic DNA:
- a CDS encoding HU family DNA-binding protein gives MNKGEFVEALADRLDVSRAQADRALSAVLDIIAERMAAGEKVSFTGFGSFEVSERAERTGRNPQTGASIKIAASRVPKFSAGATLKGAVNG, from the coding sequence ATGAACAAAGGTGAATTCGTCGAAGCCCTGGCTGACCGTCTGGATGTCTCGCGCGCGCAGGCCGACCGTGCCCTGTCCGCCGTGCTGGACATCATCGCCGAGCGCATGGCCGCCGGTGAGAAAGTGTCGTTCACGGGTTTCGGCTCCTTCGAGGTGTCCGAGCGCGCCGAGCGTACCGGCCGCAACCCGCAGACCGGCGCCTCGATCAAGATCGCCGCTTCGCGCGTGCCGAAGTTCTCGGCCGGCGCGACCCTGAAGGGCGCCGTCAACGGCTGA
- a CDS encoding DEAD/DEAH box helicase: MTFNELGLNELLLKAIETTGYTVPTEVQVKAIPAAISGADLMVSSHTGSGKTAAFTLPSLSRLVERKPAPGAGPRVLVLTPTRELALQVEKAVKTYGRHLRWLNTACLVGGAPFFAQVKQLSRPVDVVVATPGRLIDHLTRRKIKLSDVETLVLDEADRMLDMGFVEDIETIVAATPASRQTLLFSATLDGVVGNLASKLQRNPQRIEIAPTVENRGNIEQRLMMADNMVHKTRLLESVLGTDGLQQAVVFTATKKSAEEVSLSLQEKGFAAAALHGDMHQTARNRTLDKLRQGRIGVLVATDVAARGIDVAGISHVINFDPPRQVEDYVHRIGRTGRAGRDGIAITMSGPREMGIIRAIERFTGKRMDVHVIEGLEPTARPTSPRRPGGSKPGYGSGRPSGGSSWSRDSRDSRPGTGKGWSSEGRDGNRGGFGRDERSSAPREERPGFGRSEPRSFGDRSAFPRDDRGPRREGSRDGARFGGDRPEGARRPRPAFRD, encoded by the coding sequence ATGACGTTCAACGAACTCGGCCTCAACGAACTGCTGCTCAAGGCCATCGAGACCACCGGCTACACCGTCCCCACCGAAGTGCAGGTCAAGGCGATTCCCGCCGCGATCTCCGGTGCCGACCTGATGGTGTCGTCGCACACCGGCAGCGGCAAGACGGCCGCCTTCACCCTGCCCAGCCTGTCCCGCCTGGTCGAGCGCAAGCCCGCGCCCGGCGCCGGCCCGCGCGTGCTCGTGCTGACCCCGACGCGCGAACTCGCGCTGCAGGTCGAGAAGGCCGTCAAGACCTACGGCCGCCACCTGCGCTGGCTCAACACCGCCTGCCTGGTCGGCGGCGCACCCTTCTTCGCCCAGGTCAAGCAGCTGTCGCGCCCCGTCGACGTCGTCGTCGCAACTCCGGGCCGCCTCATTGACCACCTCACGCGCCGCAAGATCAAGCTGTCGGATGTCGAGACCCTGGTGCTGGACGAAGCGGACCGCATGCTCGACATGGGCTTCGTCGAGGACATCGAGACCATCGTCGCCGCGACCCCGGCGAGCCGCCAGACCCTGCTGTTCTCCGCGACGCTGGACGGCGTGGTCGGCAACCTCGCGAGCAAGCTGCAGCGCAACCCGCAGCGCATCGAGATCGCCCCGACGGTCGAGAACCGCGGCAACATCGAGCAGCGCCTGATGATGGCCGACAACATGGTGCACAAGACGCGTCTGCTCGAATCCGTGCTGGGAACGGACGGGCTGCAGCAGGCCGTGGTGTTCACCGCGACCAAGAAGAGCGCCGAGGAAGTGTCGCTGTCGCTGCAGGAAAAGGGCTTCGCCGCCGCTGCGCTGCACGGCGACATGCACCAGACCGCGCGCAACCGCACGCTGGACAAGCTGCGCCAGGGCCGTATCGGCGTGCTCGTCGCGACCGACGTCGCGGCGCGCGGCATCGACGTCGCGGGCATCAGCCATGTCATCAACTTCGACCCGCCGCGCCAGGTCGAGGACTACGTGCACCGCATCGGCCGCACCGGCCGTGCCGGCCGTGACGGCATCGCGATCACGATGTCGGGCCCGCGCGAGATGGGCATCATCCGCGCCATCGAGCGTTTCACCGGCAAGCGCATGGACGTGCACGTCATCGAAGGCCTCGAGCCGACGGCGCGTCCGACTTCGCCGCGTCGTCCGGGTGGCAGCAAGCCGGGCTACGGCAGCGGCCGTCCGTCCGGCGGTTCGTCGTGGAGCCGCGATTCGCGCGATTCCCGTCCGGGCACCGGCAAGGGCTGGTCGTCGGAAGGGCGGGACGGCAACCGTGGCGGCTTCGGCCGTGACGAGCGCAGCAGCGCCCCGCGCGAGGAGCGTCCCGGCTTCGGTCGCAGCGAACCGCGCAGCTTCGGCGACCGCAGCGCCTTCCCGCGCGATGACCGTGGTCCGCGCCGCGAAGGTTCGCGCGACGGCGCCCGTTTCGGTGGCGACCGTCCGGAAGGCGCCCGCCGTCCGCGTCCGGCTTTCCGTGACTGA
- a CDS encoding cytochrome P460 family protein, producing MKRTLLACLLLTAAWGAAADSHVAFPTTYRGDFHVKSMVIQQGHPLFEAVGGMHHLYANKKALAGYKAGGKFADGAVITFDLFEAVAQDNAIAEGAHKAVLVMARDSRKFKATDGWGYQVFDPKTRKASLDAKAAAECHACHLQQKDKGFVFSALRD from the coding sequence ATGAAAAGGACCCTGCTTGCCTGCCTCCTCCTCACCGCCGCCTGGGGCGCCGCCGCTGACAGCCATGTCGCCTTCCCGACCACGTACCGCGGGGATTTCCACGTCAAGTCGATGGTGATCCAGCAGGGCCACCCGCTCTTCGAAGCGGTCGGCGGCATGCATCACCTCTATGCCAACAAGAAGGCGCTGGCGGGCTACAAGGCGGGCGGTAAGTTCGCCGACGGCGCGGTGATCACCTTCGATCTCTTCGAAGCGGTCGCCCAGGACAATGCGATCGCGGAGGGGGCGCACAAGGCGGTGCTCGTGATGGCACGCGACAGCAGGAAATTCAAGGCGACCGACGGCTGGGGCTATCAGGTGTTCGACCCGAAGACGCGCAAGGCCTCGCTCGACGCCAAGGCCGCCGCCGAATGCCACGCTTGCCACTTGCAGCAGAAGGACAAGGGCTTCGTGTTCAGCGCCCTGCGCGACTGA
- a CDS encoding MarR family winged helix-turn-helix transcriptional regulator, with amino-acid sequence MRSGPHLPPSGDPESGPGSAALFDLLHCLARALQGEVRQRAVERGLLPVHGQVLGFLRAANRYSNTLQVLAEYLGQTKGTVSQTVQLLERKGLVRRDVDARDRRVTRLSLTDAGRRLIAEIETDGAWTAALGALDAGETADATRVLTNLLRQWQGARGGATFGVCRSCAHFRIEGAAAFRCGLTGEVLSEFDSGQICREHRLPDPR; translated from the coding sequence ATGCGCTCAGGCCCCCATCTCCCTCCTTCTGGTGATCCCGAGTCCGGCCCCGGTTCGGCCGCACTGTTCGATCTGCTGCATTGCCTGGCGCGCGCGCTGCAGGGCGAGGTGCGCCAGCGTGCCGTGGAGCGTGGTCTGCTCCCCGTGCATGGCCAGGTGCTGGGTTTCCTGCGCGCGGCGAACCGTTACAGCAACACGCTGCAGGTGCTTGCCGAATATCTCGGACAGACCAAGGGAACGGTGTCGCAGACGGTGCAGCTGCTGGAGCGCAAGGGGCTCGTGCGGCGCGACGTGGACGCCAGGGATCGGCGTGTCACGCGCCTGTCGTTGACCGATGCGGGGCGCCGGCTGATTGCCGAGATCGAGACCGACGGCGCCTGGACGGCGGCGCTCGGCGCGCTCGATGCGGGCGAGACGGCCGATGCGACGCGGGTGCTGACGAATCTGTTGCGTCAGTGGCAGGGCGCCCGCGGCGGTGCGACCTTCGGCGTGTGCCGCAGCTGCGCGCATTTTCGCATCGAGGGGGCGGCGGCGTTCCGCTGCGGCCTCACCGGCGAGGTGCTCAGCGAATTCGACAGCGGCCAGATCTGCCGCGAACACCGCCTACCCGACCCGCGCTGA
- a CDS encoding alpha/beta fold hydrolase, with protein sequence MKHFDPLVRNNVHICGNADADRTIVFVHGFGTEQSVWRGVVPHFARDWRVVLLDNVGAGASLPEAFVQSRYLGLQGYADDLLEVCDALQLKDAVLVGHSVGAMAAVLAANRKPEDFAKLVLICASPRYLNTEDYHGGFTADDLNQIYSAIEEQFDEWAAAFAPMAMGNSDRPQLARYFSDQIRSIPPDRVLTVLCSTFQSDHRQDVCRIAQPTLLLQSQDDVAVPAAVAHYLQQHIPDSRLVMLKAGGHLPHFAAPDEVADAIRGFI encoded by the coding sequence ATGAAACACTTCGACCCCCTGGTCCGAAACAACGTGCACATTTGCGGCAATGCCGATGCCGACCGGACGATCGTGTTCGTACACGGTTTCGGCACCGAGCAGTCGGTCTGGCGCGGCGTCGTGCCCCATTTTGCGCGCGACTGGCGTGTCGTGCTGCTGGACAACGTCGGCGCCGGGGCCTCGCTGCCGGAGGCCTTCGTCCAGTCACGCTACCTGGGCCTGCAAGGCTATGCCGACGATCTGCTCGAAGTGTGCGATGCACTCCAACTGAAGGACGCGGTCCTCGTCGGCCATTCCGTCGGCGCGATGGCCGCCGTCCTCGCGGCCAACCGGAAGCCGGAGGATTTCGCCAAGCTCGTGCTGATCTGCGCGTCGCCGCGCTACCTCAACACGGAGGACTACCACGGCGGCTTCACCGCGGACGACCTGAACCAGATCTACTCGGCGATCGAGGAGCAGTTCGACGAGTGGGCAGCCGCGTTCGCCCCCATGGCCATGGGAAACTCGGATCGCCCGCAGCTCGCACGCTATTTTTCCGATCAGATCCGCAGCATCCCGCCGGACCGCGTGCTGACCGTGCTGTGCTCGACCTTCCAGTCCGACCACCGGCAGGACGTATGCCGGATCGCCCAACCGACCCTGCTGCTGCAATCGCAGGATGACGTCGCCGTGCCAGCGGCGGTCGCTCACTACCTGCAGCAGCACATTCCCGACAGCCGGCTCGTGATGCTGAAGGCGGGCGGCCACCTTCCGCACTTTGCGGCACCCGATGAGGTCGCCGACGCCATTCGCGGCTTCATCTAG
- a CDS encoding EAL domain-containing protein — translation MDSARSIKNFRALVLDDDEVMREVAEDLLHRLGIEQVLTAEDGNAGLSLLQSADPEPNLLLCDLNMPGMDGIELLRTIAARGFMGDVVVLSGAGAPVLKAAERLAIEYGLGFLGVLAKPVSERQLAEVLQRSRRPTADRAPHDILDPLTPDEIRSGLDTGRLALVFQPKVSAKDYRVSGFECLARWRHPARGLLSPGAFIPVIEQHGLIDRFTHEVFRLAVAHQREWRVAGHTIRLNVNVSMDNLLRLDLPETLEGLVDSAGGSPRDIILELTETRLLQNRRDGLDVLLRMCLKGFGVSIDDFGTGTSTMERLQHLPITELKIDRAFVHGAAKDPTARAILESSATLGRTLGLGVVAEGVETEEDLATVRAAGCDEVQGYLVAKPMGAEEVLLWIERWEARRGEMTSTRHAPTLLVVDGDEIARAQLSSALGDHYRVRTAASGEEALVQVAQERPDLVLLDVRFPGGMDGYETCRRLTSTVGTTPVPVIFLSTCGAIEERLKGYDAGADDYLVKPVDPRELRAKLVRLLERTTGRSGMPRTPSDRFPPTTTASEPSPTASPTAHQQKP, via the coding sequence ATGGACTCTGCCCGCTCAATCAAGAATTTCCGCGCCCTCGTGCTTGATGACGACGAGGTCATGCGCGAGGTCGCAGAGGATCTGCTGCACCGCCTCGGCATCGAGCAGGTGCTGACCGCAGAGGACGGCAACGCGGGCCTCAGCCTGCTGCAGTCGGCCGATCCCGAACCCAATCTGCTGCTGTGCGACCTGAACATGCCCGGCATGGACGGAATCGAGTTGCTCCGCACGATCGCCGCCCGCGGCTTCATGGGCGACGTCGTCGTGCTGTCGGGGGCGGGCGCCCCGGTGCTGAAGGCCGCCGAACGTCTCGCAATCGAGTACGGCCTCGGGTTCCTGGGCGTACTCGCGAAGCCTGTCTCCGAGCGACAGCTCGCGGAAGTCCTGCAACGCAGCCGGCGGCCGACGGCCGACCGCGCGCCGCACGACATCCTCGATCCGCTGACACCCGACGAGATCCGGTCCGGCCTCGACACGGGTCGGCTCGCGCTGGTGTTCCAACCCAAGGTATCGGCGAAGGATTATCGTGTCTCCGGATTCGAGTGCCTGGCACGCTGGCGACACCCCGCACGTGGTCTATTGTCTCCCGGTGCCTTCATCCCGGTGATCGAGCAGCACGGCCTGATCGATCGCTTCACGCACGAGGTGTTCCGCTTGGCGGTGGCGCATCAACGCGAATGGCGCGTCGCCGGCCACACGATCAGGCTGAACGTCAACGTCTCGATGGACAACCTTCTTCGCCTCGACCTGCCCGAGACCCTGGAAGGACTCGTCGATTCGGCCGGGGGCTCTCCCCGGGACATCATCCTCGAGCTCACCGAGACTCGCCTGCTGCAGAACCGGCGGGACGGCCTCGACGTGTTGTTGCGCATGTGCCTGAAGGGTTTCGGCGTGTCGATCGACGATTTCGGCACCGGCACCTCGACGATGGAGCGGCTGCAGCACCTGCCCATCACCGAACTGAAGATCGACCGCGCCTTCGTGCATGGCGCCGCGAAGGACCCGACTGCACGCGCGATCCTCGAATCGAGCGCCACGCTCGGCAGGACGCTGGGACTCGGCGTCGTTGCCGAGGGGGTAGAAACCGAGGAGGATCTCGCGACCGTGCGCGCGGCCGGCTGCGACGAAGTGCAGGGCTACCTGGTGGCGAAACCGATGGGCGCCGAGGAAGTGCTCTTGTGGATCGAGCGCTGGGAAGCGCGCCGTGGCGAGATGACGAGCACGCGCCACGCTCCGACCCTGCTCGTCGTCGATGGCGATGAGATCGCGCGCGCCCAGCTGAGTTCGGCGCTCGGCGATCACTACCGGGTCCGCACGGCCGCGAGCGGAGAAGAGGCGCTCGTGCAAGTTGCGCAGGAGCGCCCCGACCTTGTGCTCCTCGACGTCAGGTTTCCCGGCGGCATGGACGGCTACGAAACCTGCCGTCGGCTCACGTCGACAGTCGGCACTACGCCCGTCCCGGTCATCTTCCTGTCCACCTGCGGCGCGATCGAGGAACGCCTGAAAGGCTACGACGCCGGCGCCGACGACTACCTCGTGAAGCCGGTCGATCCGCGGGAACTCCGTGCCAAGCTGGTGCGCCTCCTGGAACGCACGACCGGCCGGAGCGGCATGCCGAGGACGCCGTCCGACCGTTTCCCCCCCACGACGACCGCTTCCGAGCCCTCCCCAACCGCAAGCCCTACCGCGCACCAGCAGAAACCATGA
- a CDS encoding PAS domain S-box protein, with the protein MKLRAYLARMIWVSVAPLLVFAGLIAYHDLQQIERQRATEAESFARHFADSIDRTIRARIRALEMLAAADRFGPPADWSALYKDARAFQAAFGQHVILADSAGRMIFNTARPLGAELPQLKTTGSNYNAFASLATGKPAVGDQFLGPVLKERLLAVAVPVLRTSQTPYVLIALMPAELFRQRIRELPLPPTWSITLRDGTNGIVAHSNSGAATERQATEQFSTASTLSQWSTTVSIPGGIAGLWSLHETFMLLGLLLATMILLAFAGGRLAARRLTRAMLALVSDTAQARAASGPLHQRIDEIASVRSRLDDLAKAQSVSREALQASEERLRLFIEHAPAALAMFDHDMHYLAASRRWRDDYGLGGEDIIGRSHYAIFPEIPSHWREIHRRALAGEVLRNEEDRFERADHSVQWVRWEVRPWRTAKGAVGGILVFSENITERRQAEDEVRKLSMAMEQSPSLIMITDLQDRIEYVNQAFVDQTGYARDEAIGRTPALLNSDKTPPATLEEQKQAGARGQVWRSELFNRRKDGSLFASNAVVRPLRQPDGTVSHFVWVQEDITERKRLNREVERHRLHLQELVASRTAELEESRAAAEQASLSKSAFLANMSHEIRTPMIAILGFARMLKRSPLTDEQRERLDKLGAAGEHLLVLINDILDLSKIESGKLVLEHVDFSLDGLLDGVRSLLGEQATAKGLTIELDRDHVPIWLRGDPTRVRQAMLNYASNAVKFTDTGKISLRTILLEDDGSHLLVRFEVQDSGIGIPAEQQAELFQMFQQVDASTTRKYGGTGLGLAITRRLANLMGGETGMESAPGEGSRFWFTARLERGQRPNGPGGLPAPTVADPVRQLRERFADAPILLVEDDVVNQEVALAMLGDTGLMVDIASNGSEAVELAAQRPYRLILMDLQMPVMDGLAATRAIRAAGIGDSVAIVAMTANAFEEDRRRCEEAGMNDFVAKPVAPEVLYATLLKWLTREASIGAPPAAAPAAGPAVAADVAAQPPVDIDAAVNLLGMEPDKFYALIGKFLASARTELPRLDAAIAQGDGKTLSSVSHRLKSPARTLGASGLGDLFETLERSHPDMAKAATTLQQIRTALNQFARLLDDRMSQRGRSEG; encoded by the coding sequence ATGAAGCTGCGGGCATACCTCGCACGCATGATCTGGGTAAGCGTCGCGCCGCTGCTCGTGTTCGCCGGGCTCATCGCCTACCACGACCTGCAGCAGATCGAACGCCAGCGCGCCACCGAGGCCGAAAGCTTCGCACGTCACTTCGCCGACTCCATCGACCGGACGATTCGCGCCCGCATCCGCGCCCTCGAGATGCTCGCCGCCGCCGACCGCTTCGGCCCCCCTGCCGACTGGTCGGCACTTTACAAGGACGCACGGGCATTCCAGGCCGCCTTCGGCCAGCACGTGATCCTCGCCGACAGTGCGGGCCGGATGATCTTCAACACGGCGCGCCCGTTGGGTGCGGAGTTGCCGCAGCTGAAGACGACCGGCAGCAATTACAACGCCTTCGCGTCGCTCGCGACCGGCAAACCCGCCGTGGGCGACCAGTTCCTCGGTCCGGTCCTCAAAGAGCGACTGCTGGCGGTGGCCGTTCCGGTGCTGCGCACGAGCCAGACGCCCTACGTGCTGATTGCGCTGATGCCGGCCGAACTCTTCCGGCAGCGGATCCGCGAACTTCCCCTGCCCCCGACCTGGAGCATCACGCTGCGCGACGGCACGAACGGGATCGTCGCGCACAGCAATTCCGGGGCCGCCACGGAACGCCAAGCCACCGAGCAGTTCTCGACCGCGTCGACCCTTTCGCAATGGTCGACGACCGTATCCATCCCGGGCGGCATCGCCGGGCTCTGGTCACTGCACGAAACTTTCATGTTGCTGGGCCTGCTCCTCGCCACGATGATCCTGCTCGCCTTCGCGGGCGGGCGCCTCGCGGCACGGCGCCTGACGCGCGCGATGCTGGCGCTGGTCTCGGACACCGCGCAGGCGCGGGCCGCGAGCGGGCCACTGCACCAGCGCATCGACGAGATCGCGAGCGTCCGCAGCCGCCTCGACGATCTGGCGAAGGCGCAGAGCGTCAGCCGCGAAGCGCTCCAGGCCAGCGAGGAACGCCTGCGCCTGTTCATCGAGCATGCACCCGCGGCCCTCGCCATGTTCGACCACGACATGCACTACCTCGCCGCGAGCCGGCGTTGGCGCGACGACTATGGCCTCGGCGGGGAGGACATCATCGGCCGCAGTCACTACGCGATCTTTCCGGAGATTCCGTCGCACTGGCGGGAGATCCATCGACGCGCCCTCGCCGGCGAAGTGCTGCGCAATGAGGAGGACCGCTTCGAACGCGCCGACCACAGCGTGCAGTGGGTGCGCTGGGAGGTCCGGCCATGGCGCACTGCGAAGGGTGCCGTCGGGGGCATCCTGGTCTTTTCCGAGAACATCACCGAGCGCCGGCAGGCCGAGGACGAGGTGCGCAAACTCTCGATGGCGATGGAGCAGAGCCCGTCCCTCATCATGATCACGGATCTGCAGGATCGTATCGAGTACGTGAACCAGGCCTTCGTCGACCAGACCGGGTACGCTCGCGACGAGGCGATCGGACGCACTCCCGCGCTGCTGAATTCGGACAAGACACCCCCTGCGACCCTTGAAGAGCAGAAACAGGCAGGCGCGCGCGGGCAGGTATGGCGCAGTGAACTCTTCAATCGACGCAAGGACGGCAGCCTGTTCGCGAGCAACGCCGTCGTCCGCCCCTTGCGGCAGCCGGATGGAACGGTCAGCCATTTCGTCTGGGTCCAGGAGGACATCACCGAAAGGAAACGGCTCAACCGGGAAGTGGAGCGCCACCGCCTCCATCTGCAGGAACTCGTCGCCAGCCGCACCGCCGAACTCGAGGAATCCCGCGCCGCGGCGGAACAGGCGAGCCTGTCGAAGTCGGCCTTCCTGGCGAACATGAGCCACGAGATTCGCACGCCGATGATCGCCATCCTCGGTTTCGCCCGAATGCTCAAGCGCAGCCCGCTGACCGACGAGCAACGCGAACGCCTCGACAAGCTCGGCGCCGCCGGCGAACACCTGCTCGTGCTCATCAACGACATCCTGGACCTGTCGAAGATCGAGTCGGGCAAGCTCGTGCTCGAGCACGTCGACTTCTCCCTCGACGGACTGCTCGACGGCGTGCGCTCGCTGCTCGGCGAGCAGGCCACGGCGAAGGGCCTGACGATCGAGCTCGACCGCGACCACGTCCCGATCTGGCTGCGCGGCGACCCGACGCGAGTGCGTCAGGCGATGCTCAACTACGCCAGCAATGCGGTGAAATTCACCGACACCGGCAAGATTTCGCTGCGAACGATCCTGCTCGAGGACGACGGATCGCACTTGCTCGTGCGCTTCGAAGTGCAGGACTCGGGCATCGGCATCCCCGCGGAACAGCAAGCGGAGCTGTTCCAGATGTTCCAGCAGGTGGACGCCTCAACGACACGCAAGTATGGCGGAACGGGGCTCGGCCTGGCGATCACCCGCCGCCTGGCGAACCTCATGGGCGGCGAGACCGGCATGGAAAGCGCCCCCGGCGAAGGCAGCCGCTTCTGGTTCACCGCCCGGCTCGAACGCGGCCAGCGCCCCAACGGCCCCGGCGGCCTCCCCGCCCCGACCGTCGCAGACCCCGTGCGACAGCTGCGCGAGCGCTTTGCCGACGCGCCGATCCTGCTCGTCGAGGACGATGTGGTGAACCAGGAAGTCGCGCTCGCTATGTTGGGCGACACGGGCCTCATGGTCGACATCGCGTCGAACGGGTCGGAGGCCGTCGAGCTGGCCGCGCAGCGTCCGTACCGGCTCATCCTGATGGACCTGCAGATGCCGGTCATGGACGGGCTTGCTGCGACCCGTGCCATTCGCGCTGCGGGCATCGGCGATTCGGTGGCCATCGTCGCGATGACCGCGAACGCTTTCGAAGAGGACCGCCGACGTTGCGAAGAAGCCGGCATGAACGATTTCGTCGCCAAGCCGGTGGCTCCCGAAGTGCTGTATGCCACGCTCCTGAAGTGGCTGACACGCGAGGCGAGCATTGGCGCCCCCCCGGCCGCAGCCCCGGCCGCAGGCCCGGCCGTCGCCGCGGACGTCGCCGCGCAACCGCCCGTCGACATCGACGCCGCGGTGAATCTGCTCGGCATGGAGCCGGATAAGTTTTACGCTTTAATAGGAAAATTCCTCGCCTCTGCGCGCACGGAACTGCCCAGGCTCGACGCAGCCATTGCGCAGGGCGACGGGAAGACACTGTCGTCCGTCAGCCACCGCCTGAAGTCTCCGGCGCGCACACTGGGCGCATCCGGCCTTGGCGATCTTTTCGAAACCCTTGAACGCAGCCACCCGGACATGGCCAAGGCGGCCACGACTCTGCAGCAGATCCGCACGGCGTTGAATCAGTTTGCCCGCCTGCTCGACGACCGAATGTCGCAGCGCGGGCGCTCGGAAGGCTAG
- the nusB gene encoding transcription antitermination factor NusB: MSGKAARRRAREFALQGIYQWLLSGNSVPVIEDHVSQVTGFDKADRELFVSLLRGTLANVESLQEEFVPFIHRSVDELSPVERAILLLATQELKNGLDTPYRVIINEAIELAKSYGGTEGHRFVNGVLDKLAAKLRAVEVSAAKDAGKS; this comes from the coding sequence ATGAGCGGCAAGGCAGCACGGCGCCGCGCGCGCGAATTTGCCCTGCAGGGCATCTACCAGTGGCTGCTGTCGGGCAACTCCGTCCCCGTGATCGAGGACCACGTCTCCCAGGTCACCGGCTTCGACAAGGCCGACCGCGAACTCTTCGTCAGCCTCTTGCGCGGCACGCTCGCCAACGTCGAGTCGCTGCAGGAGGAGTTCGTGCCCTTCATCCACCGTTCGGTCGACGAGCTTTCGCCCGTGGAGCGCGCGATCCTGCTGCTCGCCACGCAGGAATTGAAGAACGGCCTCGACACCCCCTACCGCGTCATCATCAACGAGGCGATCGAGCTCGCGAAGAGCTACGGCGGCACCGAAGGCCACCGCTTCGTGAACGGCGTGCTCGACAAGCTCGCGGCCAAGCTGCGCGCAGTCGAGGTGAGCGCCGCGAAGGACGCCGGCAAGTCTTGA
- the ribH gene encoding 6,7-dimethyl-8-ribityllumazine synthase, translated as MARYDNIPEFEPDLNGHGLRIGIVMSRFNQDVCEGLLSACTAELQRLGVAPDLIRIATVPGALEIPLTLQAMARSGRYDALVALGAVIRGETYHFELVSNEMGAGINRIGLDTGMPIANGVLTTEDDDQALARMQEKGSDCARTAVEMARLLRMLK; from the coding sequence ATGGCCCGTTACGACAACATCCCCGAATTCGAGCCCGATCTGAACGGCCACGGCCTGCGCATCGGCATCGTCATGAGCCGCTTCAACCAGGACGTGTGCGAAGGCCTGCTGTCGGCCTGCACCGCCGAGCTGCAGCGCCTCGGCGTCGCGCCCGACCTGATCCGCATCGCGACCGTCCCCGGAGCGCTGGAGATCCCGCTCACGCTGCAGGCGATGGCGCGCAGCGGCCGCTACGACGCGCTGGTCGCGCTCGGTGCAGTGATCCGCGGCGAGACTTACCACTTCGAGCTGGTGTCGAACGAGATGGGTGCGGGAATCAACCGCATCGGCCTCGACACCGGCATGCCGATCGCCAACGGCGTGCTCACCACCGAGGACGACGACCAGGCGCTCGCGCGGATGCAGGAAAAAGGCAGCGACTGCGCACGCACCGCGGTCGAGATGGCCCGCCTGCTGCGGATGCTCAAATGA